One genomic segment of Clostridium saccharoperbutylacetonicum N1-4(HMT) includes these proteins:
- the cobM gene encoding precorrin-4 C(11)-methyltransferase, translating to MIYFIGAGPGAVDLITVRGRDLLERADVVVYAGSLVSKEHLEYCRPDAQIYNSANMTLEDVMEIMTMEEQMGKLVVRLHTGDPSIYGAIREQMVELDRVSIPYEVVPGVSSFTGAAAAINREFTLPGVSQTVILTRIEGRTPVPTNEDLEVLASIGASMAIFLSISMIDKVVDKLRKGYKKNVPVAVVERATWPDERIILGHLDDIADKVKENNITKCAQILVGDFIDSDFEKSLLYDKSFSHMFREAEASSNE from the coding sequence ATGATATATTTTATAGGAGCAGGTCCTGGAGCTGTTGATTTAATAACAGTTAGAGGCCGTGATTTACTTGAAAGAGCAGATGTTGTAGTATATGCTGGTTCTTTAGTTTCTAAAGAACATTTAGAATATTGCAGACCAGATGCCCAAATTTATAATTCTGCTAATATGACTTTAGAAGATGTAATGGAAATTATGACAATGGAAGAGCAGATGGGAAAACTAGTTGTAAGATTGCATACAGGAGATCCATCTATTTATGGAGCAATAAGAGAGCAAATGGTGGAATTAGATAGAGTTAGTATTCCTTATGAAGTCGTACCAGGAGTTAGTTCTTTTACTGGGGCAGCAGCAGCAATAAATAGAGAATTTACCTTGCCAGGAGTATCACAAACTGTTATTTTGACAAGAATTGAAGGTAGGACTCCAGTTCCAACAAATGAAGATCTTGAGGTACTAGCATCTATAGGAGCATCAATGGCTATATTTTTATCAATTTCTATGATTGACAAAGTAGTCGATAAATTAAGAAAAGGATATAAGAAGAATGTTCCAGTGGCTGTAGTTGAAAGAGCAACTTGGCCTGATGAAAGGATAATCCTTGGTCATTTAGATGATATTGCAGATAAAGTTAAGGAAAATAATATTACTAAATGTGCTCAAATTCTAGTTGGAGACTTTATAGATAGTGATTTCGAAAAGAGCTTGTTATATGATAAGAGTTTTTCACATATGTTTAGAGAAGCTGAAGCTTCAAGTAACGAATAA
- a CDS encoding cobalt-factor II C(20)-methyltransferase — protein sequence MATLYGIGVGPGDSELLTMKAVKTIEKCQVIVAPSATENGESIALETAKEYIKPGTEVVIKHFPMGKKDRVIKALQAYEFIEARLREGKDVAFLTIGDPYVYSTYSHMLKHVRDCGFKVQTIPGITSFCAAASLVNETLVVGNERLVIMPAANVKEITDEKFVVVMKVYKHEEEVLDVLEEKGFEYIYASRVGREGETVLTNREEILKLRDYMSLIIANRK from the coding sequence ATGGCAACATTATATGGAATAGGAGTAGGACCTGGCGATTCAGAACTATTAACAATGAAAGCTGTTAAAACAATAGAAAAGTGTCAGGTTATTGTTGCGCCATCTGCAACAGAAAATGGAGAAAGTATTGCTCTTGAAACAGCAAAAGAATATATAAAGCCAGGTACAGAAGTCGTAATTAAACATTTCCCAATGGGAAAAAAAGATAGAGTTATAAAAGCATTACAGGCTTATGAATTTATAGAAGCTAGACTTAGAGAAGGTAAGGATGTTGCATTTTTGACTATTGGGGATCCTTATGTGTATAGTACATATAGTCACATGCTTAAGCACGTTAGAGATTGTGGCTTTAAAGTTCAAACAATTCCAGGAATAACTTCTTTTTGTGCAGCTGCAAGCTTAGTTAATGAAACATTAGTTGTTGGAAATGAAAGATTAGTAATAATGCCAGCAGCAAATGTTAAAGAAATTACAGATGAAAAATTTGTAGTTGTAATGAAAGTATACAAGCATGAGGAAGAAGTACTAGATGTTTTAGAAGAAAAAGGTTTTGAATATATTTATGCAAGCAGAGTTGGAAGAGAAGGCGAGACAGTCTTAACCAACAGAGAAGAAATACTAAAATTAAGAGATTACATGTCCTTGATTATAGCAAATAGAAAGTAA
- the cbiT gene encoding precorrin-6Y C5,15-methyltransferase (decarboxylating) subunit CbiT: MVFIKDKEFIRGKCPMTKEDVRILSVIKMNIEEDSTVLDIGSGTGTITVQAAKLAKRGKVLSVERDMDAYNITRANVDKFECENIKTINKEAGAVLDVLIFQGLKFDSVFIGGSGGDLEKILLKVNTVIKKNGTIVMNFITLDNAYRALEVIKNLNYKYEVSLVNISKNRENTLMMIANNPIYIIQCIRK; encoded by the coding sequence GTGGTTTTTATAAAAGATAAGGAATTTATTAGGGGAAAATGTCCGATGACTAAAGAAGATGTCAGGATACTATCTGTTATAAAAATGAATATTGAAGAAGACTCTACAGTTTTAGATATAGGAAGTGGGACAGGGACAATTACAGTTCAAGCAGCTAAGCTTGCAAAAAGGGGTAAAGTACTTTCTGTAGAAAGAGATATGGATGCTTATAATATAACACGAGCTAATGTTGATAAATTTGAATGTGAAAATATCAAAACTATAAATAAAGAAGCTGGAGCAGTATTAGATGTTTTGATTTTTCAAGGTTTAAAGTTTGATTCTGTATTTATTGGAGGTAGTGGTGGAGATTTAGAGAAAATATTACTTAAAGTAAATACAGTAATTAAGAAAAATGGAACAATTGTCATGAATTTCATTACTTTAGACAATGCATACAGAGCTTTGGAAGTGATTAAAAATTTAAATTACAAATATGAAGTTTCTTTAGTTAACATAAGTAAAAATCGTGAAAATACTTTAATGATGATAGCAAATAATCCAATATACATTATTCAATGTATAAGAAAATAA
- the cbiE gene encoding precorrin-6y C5,15-methyltransferase (decarboxylating) subunit CbiE, which produces MIYIVGLGPGHKDYIMPKAIETLKKSNIILGFKRAIDSLDFINNKKIYINKLSDVDKLIGENKNMDISIVASGDPTFYGIANYMKNRITSEIQVIPGLSSFQYLTCKLNMSWNNAYLGSLHGRKEDFLDIILKNKLSIWLTDKDNNPAVLCKLLHEAEIDCKVIVGENLSYTDEIITVGKPKEFLNKIFRPLSILIIDYEN; this is translated from the coding sequence GTGATTTATATAGTTGGCTTAGGTCCAGGACATAAAGACTATATTATGCCTAAAGCAATAGAAACACTAAAAAAGTCTAATATTATTTTGGGTTTTAAGAGAGCAATTGATTCTTTAGATTTTATAAATAACAAAAAAATATACATAAATAAATTAAGCGATGTAGATAAATTAATTGGTGAAAATAAAAACATGGATATTTCCATAGTAGCATCTGGTGATCCGACTTTCTATGGTATAGCAAACTATATGAAAAATAGAATAACTTCAGAAATTCAAGTAATACCAGGATTAAGTTCCTTTCAGTACTTAACCTGTAAATTAAATATGTCTTGGAACAATGCTTACTTAGGCAGTCTTCATGGAAGAAAGGAAGATTTTTTAGATATAATACTTAAAAATAAATTAAGTATTTGGCTTACAGATAAGGATAATAATCCAGCAGTCCTGTGTAAATTATTACATGAAGCTGAAATTGATTGTAAAGTTATTGTTGGCGAAAATTTATCTTACACTGATGAAATAATAACAGTAGGAAAACCTAAAGAATTTTTAAATAAAATATTTAGACCGTTAAGTATTTTAATCATTGATTACGAAAATTGA
- the cbiD gene encoding cobalt-precorrin-5B (C(1))-methyltransferase CbiD yields the protein MFEMYIEANGQKLRCGYTTGACSAGAAKAATMILFNKCDEIIEIEIASPKGINIEMPIEAIEKIDDYIECTILKDGGDDPDATHGIEIKARVKKIDESIGVSEQERVVLKGGIGVGVVTKDGLFVPKGEPAINPVPRKMIIDEVMKVLPEGEKVEVTILVPQGAEIAKKTFNKRLGIEGGISILGTTGIVHPMSEESLMASIKLEINQKAINNEKLVLTFGNLGDNYCKGLGYKEEEIVICSNFIGYALEACVSSKVKAVIIAGHIGKMSKVAYGCFNTHSKVNGVRLEVIALELALLGYDISLVQSVLKEKTCEGAVKMLGSGYDKLYENIGEKIIEKTSEHVYGELKVDALMYYGAVKPILLWKSGGVR from the coding sequence ATGTTTGAAATGTATATTGAAGCTAATGGGCAGAAATTAAGATGTGGATATACAACGGGAGCATGTAGTGCAGGTGCAGCAAAAGCAGCAACTATGATACTCTTTAATAAGTGTGACGAAATTATAGAAATAGAAATTGCATCTCCAAAAGGAATTAATATAGAAATGCCTATAGAAGCAATTGAGAAAATTGATGATTATATAGAATGCACTATTTTAAAAGATGGTGGAGACGATCCAGATGCTACTCATGGAATAGAAATAAAGGCTAGAGTGAAAAAAATAGATGAGTCTATTGGAGTAAGTGAGCAGGAAAGAGTTGTTCTTAAAGGTGGAATTGGAGTAGGAGTTGTTACAAAGGATGGGTTATTTGTACCTAAAGGCGAGCCGGCCATTAATCCAGTTCCAAGGAAAATGATAATAGATGAAGTGATGAAGGTCTTACCAGAAGGAGAAAAAGTTGAAGTGACAATCTTAGTACCACAGGGGGCCGAGATTGCAAAGAAAACTTTCAATAAAAGGCTTGGTATTGAAGGTGGAATTTCAATACTAGGGACTACAGGAATTGTTCATCCTATGTCAGAAGAATCACTTATGGCATCAATCAAATTAGAAATTAATCAAAAAGCTATAAATAATGAAAAATTAGTATTAACTTTTGGAAATTTAGGCGATAATTATTGTAAGGGACTTGGTTATAAAGAAGAAGAAATTGTGATTTGCTCAAATTTTATAGGATATGCATTGGAAGCATGTGTTTCATCGAAAGTGAAAGCTGTTATCATAGCTGGACATATAGGAAAAATGAGCAAAGTTGCTTATGGATGTTTTAATACTCATAGTAAAGTTAATGGTGTAAGACTTGAAGTCATTGCGCTAGAACTTGCTCTTCTTGGTTATGATATTTCTTTGGTACAAAGTGTTTTAAAGGAGAAAACTTGTGAAGGCGCAGTAAAGATGCTTGGAAGTGGGTACGATAAACTTTATGAGAATATAGGTGAAAAAATCATTGAAAAAACTTCAGAACACGTTTATGGAGAGTTAAAAGTTGATGCACTTATGTATTATGGTGCAGTAAAACCTATATTACTTTGGAAGTCTGGAGGTGTAAGGTAA
- a CDS encoding precorrin-8X methylmutase, which yields MDYLKNPMGIEEKSFEIIGKEMGAHSFTEEELLIIKRTIHTTADFEYKELVEISETAIETAKKIFAKGAKIYTDTNMALNGINKMALAKTNSKVICYVNEEIVHKEAKEKNITRSMAAVEKACSDDVDIFVFGNAPTALFRLKELIKEGKANPKLIIAVPVGFVGAAESKENMDELNIPYIRVRGRKGGSTVAAAIINALMYMVVERE from the coding sequence ATGGATTATTTAAAAAATCCTATGGGAATTGAAGAAAAAAGTTTTGAAATTATAGGTAAAGAAATGGGAGCGCATTCTTTTACAGAGGAAGAGCTTCTTATAATAAAGAGAACAATACATACTACTGCTGATTTTGAGTATAAGGAATTAGTGGAAATAAGTGAAACTGCCATTGAAACTGCAAAAAAGATTTTTGCTAAAGGTGCTAAAATTTATACAGACACAAATATGGCTTTAAATGGAATTAATAAAATGGCCTTAGCTAAAACAAATAGTAAAGTTATTTGCTATGTAAATGAAGAGATTGTCCATAAAGAAGCAAAAGAAAAAAACATAACTAGAAGTATGGCAGCAGTTGAAAAAGCTTGTAGTGATGATGTAGATATTTTTGTATTTGGAAATGCGCCTACGGCACTTTTCAGGCTTAAAGAATTAATAAAAGAAGGTAAAGCTAATCCAAAGCTTATCATAGCAGTACCAGTTGGTTTCGTAGGTGCTGCTGAAAGTAAGGAAAATATGGATGAGCTAAATATTCCTTATATAAGAGTAAGAGGAAGAAAAGGTGGAAGCACAGTTGCAGCAGCAATAATCAATGCTCTTATGTATATGGTAGTTGAAAGAGAATAA
- a CDS encoding cobyrinate a,c-diamide synthase: MKSIIISSNCSGGGKTTFTLGLMKVLKNRELEVQGYKVGPDYIDPAFHKEVTKKASRNLDAFLTGKDGVVKSYLKGNGDVGIIEGVMGLYDGIGAGEEASTYEVSKLLGNMPIILVLSPKGQSASICAEIKGFKDYRNANIVGVVLNSVSKKYYNLLKYSIEKNCKVKVFGYLPKTSEIMLSSRHLGLVQSMEVLNLEEKLTICEKLIEEYVDVDSIINEMKEFIPKLEHKEDSFADFKRKQSKSLKIGVASDKAFSFYYKDNLEYLEALGEVIYFSPIKDKALPEGLDFLYIGGGYPEVFKEELAANNTMKSSIKEALENGLKCYAECGGLMYLTDSIDGMEMVGFFKGESFMTNKLQNFGYCKVRIIENCFGKELEINAHEFHKSRVDLMEDQVYEIEKTQYNGEIVKWQCGYFKKNTLAGYAHINFLGNEEFILRQI, encoded by the coding sequence ATGAAATCCATAATCATATCATCGAATTGTAGTGGTGGAGGAAAAACAACCTTCACTCTTGGATTAATGAAGGTACTTAAAAATAGGGAATTAGAAGTTCAAGGCTACAAGGTAGGACCAGATTATATAGATCCAGCCTTTCATAAAGAAGTAACGAAGAAGGCGTCGAGAAATTTAGATGCCTTTTTAACGGGTAAGGATGGCGTGGTTAAAAGCTATCTTAAAGGAAATGGTGACGTTGGAATTATTGAAGGCGTAATGGGGTTATATGATGGAATTGGAGCAGGTGAAGAAGCATCAACCTATGAAGTTTCGAAGCTTTTAGGGAACATGCCAATTATATTAGTGCTGTCACCTAAGGGGCAAAGTGCTAGTATATGCGCTGAAATCAAGGGCTTTAAAGATTATAGAAATGCTAATATTGTTGGAGTAGTATTAAATTCAGTAAGCAAAAAGTATTATAATTTATTGAAATATTCAATAGAGAAAAATTGCAAGGTTAAGGTTTTTGGATATTTACCTAAAACTTCAGAAATAATGTTAAGCAGCAGGCATTTGGGGCTTGTTCAAAGCATGGAGGTTCTTAACCTAGAGGAAAAATTGACTATATGTGAAAAGTTAATAGAAGAATATGTGGATGTTGATAGTATCATTAATGAAATGAAAGAATTTATTCCAAAGCTTGAGCATAAAGAGGACTCCTTTGCTGATTTTAAAAGAAAACAATCTAAGTCATTAAAAATTGGAGTTGCATCAGATAAAGCTTTTAGTTTTTACTATAAAGATAACTTAGAATATCTAGAAGCCTTAGGTGAAGTGATTTATTTTAGTCCCATAAAGGATAAGGCACTACCTGAAGGGTTAGATTTCTTATATATTGGTGGGGGATATCCTGAAGTTTTTAAAGAAGAATTAGCAGCCAATAATACAATGAAGTCAAGCATTAAGGAGGCACTGGAGAATGGTTTGAAATGTTATGCAGAATGTGGTGGACTTATGTATTTAACTGATTCTATAGATGGAATGGAAATGGTTGGCTTTTTTAAAGGTGAAAGTTTTATGACAAATAAGCTTCAGAATTTTGGTTATTGTAAAGTAAGAATTATAGAAAATTGCTTTGGAAAAGAATTAGAAATAAATGCACATGAATTTCATAAATCACGGGTTGATTTAATGGAAGATCAAGTATATGAAATAGAAAAGACTCAATATAATGGTGAAATAGTAAAATGGCAATGTGGTTATTTTAAGAAAAATACTCTTGCTGGGTATGCTCATATTAATTTTTTAGGTAATGAAGAGTTTATATTGAGACAAATTTAG
- a CDS encoding DUF3237 domain-containing protein → MNNANIKEMEGKEVFSISIVVDKPILVGQDDIVGRRQLIPILAGEVKGEGFNGEVLPGGIDSQIIRPDGKCELSARYAIKLEDGAAIYIENNGMRTVPTEYIEDVKAGKFVDPSVYYFRTIPTFETYDKKYKWMMDNIFVCYATRLPENVLLKFYKVL, encoded by the coding sequence ATGAATAATGCTAATATAAAGGAAATGGAAGGCAAAGAAGTATTTAGCATATCAATAGTAGTAGATAAGCCAATTCTAGTGGGGCAAGATGATATTGTTGGAAGACGTCAGCTTATACCAATATTAGCTGGTGAAGTAAAAGGTGAGGGATTTAATGGAGAAGTTCTACCTGGTGGCATCGATAGCCAAATTATTAGACCAGATGGAAAGTGTGAACTTTCAGCAAGATATGCAATTAAATTAGAAGATGGTGCAGCAATTTATATTGAGAACAATGGAATGCGTACAGTTCCAACTGAATATATTGAAGATGTTAAAGCAGGAAAGTTTGTTGACCCTAGTGTGTACTATTTTCGTACAATCCCAACCTTTGAGACATATGATAAAAAATATAAATGGATGATGGATAATATCTTTGTATGCTATGCTACTAGGCTACCAGAAAATGTTTTATTGAAATTTTATAAAGTTTTGTAA
- a CDS encoding sirohydrochlorin cobaltochelatase encodes MKKAILVVSFGTSHLDALKNSIEKVENKIKSEFKEYEVFRAFTAHFIIKKLKNRDGLNILTPEEALENLKTKGFEEVIIQPLHLIPGEEFDYIKGISARWENEFKSLKLGRPIFYYQGMNGLPEDYSLFINSIKDVIEGEESVILFGHGTEHPANAVYGMLQTVLIDEGYENVFVATIEGYPTIHNVLKKLKKKDIKKATLIPLLLVAGDHVKNDMASDEDDSLKSILESEGIEVKLHMHGLGELDKFADLYISRIYDLIEDRYLNAGRTKKL; translated from the coding sequence ATGAAAAAAGCAATTCTAGTAGTTAGTTTTGGAACAAGTCATCTAGATGCACTTAAAAATTCAATTGAGAAAGTTGAAAATAAGATTAAAAGTGAATTTAAGGAATATGAAGTTTTTAGAGCTTTTACAGCGCATTTCATTATAAAAAAATTAAAAAATAGAGATGGGTTAAATATTTTAACGCCTGAGGAGGCTTTGGAAAATTTAAAAACCAAGGGGTTTGAAGAAGTAATCATTCAACCACTGCACTTAATTCCAGGGGAAGAATTTGATTATATAAAAGGGATTTCAGCAAGATGGGAGAATGAATTTAAATCATTAAAACTTGGAAGACCAATATTCTATTATCAAGGAATGAATGGACTACCTGAAGATTATTCTTTGTTTATAAATAGCATCAAGGATGTAATTGAAGGAGAAGAAAGTGTAATTTTATTTGGTCATGGTACTGAGCATCCTGCTAATGCTGTTTATGGTATGCTTCAAACAGTATTGATTGATGAAGGCTATGAAAATGTATTTGTAGCAACTATAGAGGGATATCCAACTATACATAATGTATTGAAAAAGTTAAAAAAGAAAGATATAAAAAAAGCAACGCTTATTCCGCTATTGTTAGTTGCAGGAGATCATGTTAAGAATGATATGGCTTCTGATGAAGATGATTCCTTAAAGAGTATACTTGAAAGTGAAGGGATAGAAGTAAAATTACATATGCATGGACTTGGTGAATTAGACAAGTTTGCTGATTTATATATTAGCAGAATTTATGATTTAATTGAAGATAGATACTTAAATGCAGGAAGAACAAAAAAACTATAA
- a CDS encoding YmaF family protein → MGNNYNNCGCYRKENKHEEKAYKVKCHNHEFEASTDFEKDDEGRIHNHRIAGVTGPAIKYGKTHVHKVNELTDTFDDHFHGICETTGPAIYLPSGKHFHVISGSTTVSDGHKHDFYFITQVEDVTNVPEDDKC, encoded by the coding sequence ATGGGAAACAATTATAATAATTGCGGCTGCTATCGTAAAGAAAATAAGCATGAAGAAAAAGCTTATAAAGTAAAATGTCATAACCATGAGTTTGAAGCAAGTACAGATTTTGAGAAAGATGATGAAGGTAGAATACACAATCATCGTATCGCTGGAGTGACAGGCCCTGCAATAAAATATGGTAAAACTCATGTGCATAAGGTAAATGAGTTGACAGATACTTTTGATGACCATTTTCATGGAATTTGTGAAACTACAGGACCAGCAATTTATCTTCCTAGTGGTAAACACTTTCATGTAATATCTGGAAGTACAACTGTTAGTGATGGTCATAAACATGATTTTTATTTTATAACTCAAGTTGAAGATGTTACAAACGTGCCAGAAGACGATAAATGTTAA
- a CDS encoding phage holin family protein has protein sequence MDIAQYIAQNALILIPVLYIIGMIIKNTEQINDKYIPVILLIIGILGAIGIMGVNANSVIQGVLVTGVTVYTNQLIKQTSKKE, from the coding sequence ATGGATATTGCACAATATATTGCTCAAAATGCTTTAATTTTGATTCCTGTTTTATATATTATTGGAATGATTATAAAGAATACAGAGCAAATAAATGATAAATATATACCTGTTATATTATTAATAATAGGAATTTTAGGAGCTATTGGAATAATGGGGGTTAATGCTAATTCGGTGATACAAGGTGTATTAGTAACAGGTGTTACAGTTTATACAAATCAACTAATAAAACAAACTAGTAAAAAAGAATGA
- a CDS encoding cyclic-phosphate processing receiver domain-containing protein, which translates to MKQKINLYVDDLRDCPNEFQITRTVEQAKYYLENFNIGILSLDHDLGVDEEGDYFFFRTRTS; encoded by the coding sequence ATGAAGCAAAAGATAAACTTATATGTTGATGATTTACGAGACTGTCCAAATGAATTTCAAATAACAAGAACAGTAGAGCAAGCAAAATACTATCTTGAAAATTTTAATATTGGAATATTATCTCTTGACCATGATTTAGGAGTTGATGAAGAAGGAGATTATTTCTTTTTTAGAACCAGAACTTCATGA
- a CDS encoding Ig-like domain-containing protein encodes MKSYFKKFSIVFVMLLAVIGFGTIQDGTVANAATVGEALTAPESGWKRYDDTNSNFIRTGNWYTDGSSYAYNGSVRCAKTTNEALKFKFYGTKLRIIAAKGLGQSEKVSITIDGVSNLYSDSSSRVQYQSLEYEISGLTDSIHTVEIKSVANGYWQVDAVDINNNGNLIPYNESISLDKSSMSLKVGDSQQLTATTPAGAQVVWSSSNESIAKYDSTTGRVVAVGEGTCTITAIINDGSGISATCTVNVANKTEPTNPEPEDSYNIVNIAHAKGTNTNNPGGEVTIIFHGTADTTLSLVKTADVKDVWIGDNFTYTLVITNTGTKTAKAVVVNDPAPNHIDFNVSGVTTTQGTVDSSSTTKNIIVNVGDILPGGTVTIKIPSTVIA; translated from the coding sequence ATGAAAAGTTATTTTAAGAAATTTAGTATAGTGTTTGTAATGTTACTAGCTGTGATAGGTTTTGGAACAATTCAAGATGGAACTGTAGCTAATGCTGCTACGGTTGGAGAAGCTTTAACAGCACCTGAAAGTGGATGGAAAAGATATGATGATACAAATTCAAATTTTATAAGAACAGGAAATTGGTATACTGATGGAAGTAGTTATGCTTATAACGGATCTGTTAGATGCGCTAAGACTACAAATGAAGCACTTAAATTTAAATTTTATGGTACAAAACTAAGAATAATAGCAGCAAAAGGGTTAGGACAAAGTGAGAAGGTTAGTATAACTATAGATGGAGTTTCAAACTTATATTCTGATTCTTCGTCAAGAGTTCAATATCAATCACTTGAATATGAGATTAGTGGATTAACTGATTCAATTCATACTGTGGAAATTAAATCTGTTGCTAATGGATATTGGCAAGTGGATGCGGTAGATATTAATAATAATGGTAATTTAATACCATATAATGAATCTATATCATTAGATAAATCATCAATGTCATTAAAAGTAGGTGATTCACAACAATTAACTGCAACAACACCTGCTGGAGCACAAGTAGTATGGTCATCATCAAATGAATCAATTGCAAAATATGATTCAACAACAGGTAGAGTAGTAGCAGTTGGTGAAGGAACTTGTACTATTACTGCAATTATAAATGATGGAAGTGGAATAAGTGCAACATGTACTGTAAATGTGGCTAATAAAACTGAGCCAACTAATCCAGAACCAGAAGATTCATATAATATAGTTAATATTGCTCATGCCAAAGGTACCAATACCAATAACCCTGGTGGAGAGGTTACAATTATATTTCATGGAACAGCTGACACTACATTAAGTTTAGTAAAAACAGCAGATGTAAAAGATGTATGGATAGGTGATAATTTTACATATACTCTTGTAATAACTAATACTGGGACAAAGACAGCTAAAGCAGTAGTTGTAAATGATCCAGCACCAAACCATATTGACTTTAATGTTAGTGGAGTAACAACTACTCAAGGAACAGTTGATTCAAGCTCAACAACTAAAAATATTATAGTTAACGTTGGAGATATACTACCTGGAGGAACAGTAACAATTAAAATACCTTCAACTGTAATAGCATAA
- a CDS encoding Ig-like domain-containing protein, with protein MKNYFKKFSVMFVMSLMFIGIGMIQNGSTANAATIGQSLTAPESGWRRYDDTDSKIQYIGTWHTSLGTNYYYGGTMNYSLKSENANSSAQFSFYGNELRIIGKRDGNSSIININIDGTNYVSDNTSTSNIWQALIFEKCNLNIGVHNVIITNIGTKHIQIDALDINKDGYLVSYGSSIAIDESSMDLTIGDSSQLTATIAPSGATVTWTSSDSSIGTVDSTGKVTGVAEGTCTITATTPDGLTATCTVTVTKENKSISLNKSTTNLTIDDSETLIATTTPAGINVKWSSSDTSVATVDSNGKVTAIGTGIATIIATTLDGSNLSASCLVTVAPKENDPTAGSEYITNIAHAKGTNTNNPGGDVTIIFHGSSDTTLSLVKTADVKDVWIGDNFTYTLVITNTGTKTAKAVVVNDPAPNHIDFNVSGVTTTQGTVDSSSTSKNIIVNVGDILPGGTVTIKIPSTVIA; from the coding sequence ATGAAAAATTACTTTAAAAAGTTTAGTGTTATGTTTGTAATGTCATTAATGTTTATTGGGATTGGAATGATTCAAAATGGAAGCACTGCTAATGCAGCCACTATTGGACAATCATTAACAGCGCCTGAAAGTGGATGGAGAAGATATGATGATACAGATAGTAAAATACAGTATATAGGAACTTGGCATACTAGTTTAGGTACGAATTATTATTATGGTGGAACAATGAATTATTCATTAAAATCTGAAAATGCAAATAGTTCTGCACAATTTTCATTTTATGGTAATGAGTTAAGGATAATTGGAAAGAGAGATGGAAATAGTTCTATAATAAATATTAATATCGATGGCACAAATTATGTATCTGATAATACTTCCACATCTAATATATGGCAAGCGCTAATTTTTGAAAAATGTAATTTAAATATTGGCGTACATAATGTAATTATAACTAATATTGGAACTAAGCATATACAAATAGATGCACTGGATATTAATAAAGATGGTTATTTGGTATCTTATGGTAGTTCAATAGCAATAGATGAATCATCAATGGATTTGACAATAGGTGATTCATCACAATTAACTGCAACAATAGCACCATCAGGTGCAACAGTAACTTGGACATCAAGTGATTCATCAATAGGGACAGTAGATTCAACTGGTAAAGTTACAGGAGTAGCAGAAGGAACTTGTACAATAACAGCTACAACTCCTGATGGTTTAACTGCAACATGTACTGTAACTGTGACTAAAGAAAATAAGTCGATTTCATTAAATAAATCAACTACAAATTTAACAATAGATGATTCAGAAACTTTAATAGCAACAACAACTCCAGCTGGTATAAATGTTAAATGGAGTTCATCTGATACCTCTGTTGCAACAGTAGATTCAAATGGAAAAGTGACAGCTATAGGAACAGGAATAGCAACAATAATAGCTACAACATTAGATGGAAGCAACTTAAGTGCGTCATGTTTAGTAACTGTAGCACCAAAAGAAAATGATCCAACAGCAGGTTCAGAGTATATAACTAATATTGCTCATGCCAAAGGTACCAATACTAATAATCCTGGTGGTGATGTTACGATTATATTTCATGGATCATCTGACACTACATTGAGTTTAGTAAAAACAGCAGATGTAAAAGATGTATGGATAGGAGATAATTTCACATATACTCTTGTAATAACTAATACTGGTACAAAGACAGCTAAAGCAGTAGTGGTTAATGATCCAGCACCAAATCATATAGATTTTAATGTTAGTGGAGTGACAACCACTCAAGGAACAGTTGATTCAAGTTCAACGTCTAAAAATATTATAGTTAATGTTGGAGATATACTACCTGGAGGAACAGTAACAATTAAAATACCTTCAACTGTAATAGCATAA